The region tcaCTATAAATCCAATCCATTTTTAAGTTGCAAGAAACAGTTTAACTGTGAAGTAGCCGGCAAAAGTACAATATTTTTGTAGAAAGGGAGAtgagtgggtgaatgaatgatattttgatataaaacAATCATAGAACAGAAAGTATTTAATAACAGGAAGTCAATCTTTCTGGTAGCATTTTACCCAAATCtagtcatttatttaaatgtcaagAACATCCTGTCAAAATGGCCAAATTTGGAAACGAGAGGTAAATTTTCAACAAGAAGTGTATCTATAAATAAGTGATAGTACAGAAAGTTCCTAATTATACTAAGAAATTTGGAAGTGGGATTTGAACAATTAAAGTGAGTCTGTATAAATGGATACTAAAATGTAAAAAGGCATGAGTTTAGAAAGTATTGACTGGAAttatctagaagaaaaaaataaattaagtgtatgtttattgtattttataacatttagaTTATAAACACAAAGATGTGCAAATTATAAAATTGCATAAGAAATTATCCCAGTGTGACCTTTTTGATTTGGGGCTTTTTATGTTTGACTCTGAGTAAGCTATTTTAAAGGATGATACCGTACCCTTCACTTTACATTGGACATTAGCAATATGGTCATAAAGTGGATCATTTACTTTTCTAAGAGCATCTCTCAATATTTTCAACAATTCTAAAACATCCACAGCATTATCATTTTTCCTCTGTCATTGATTTGCCCTGAATTGTCTCCCTGAAACTTCAGACCCTTTTTTTGTTGCCTACTTGAATTTTTCACTTAGATGACTAATAAGCAATTCAAAATTTAAGTGCCCAAACCATATCTCTTTTTTCCCATTACCCCTTCATCCATCAGCCTGCTTACCTCTGAGTCTTTACCACTTAGAAAATAGGACGTTGTCTATCCACGTGATCAGAGAATTACCAGGGACTTATTGCTCTTCTACTGTTTCATCCTCTCATTTTGCACATTCACCACATGAATCCATGTACTTCTTCCATATCTACTATTGGTATCATAGTATCAGCTGTACTCCCTTTCTTGAATGGATTCCTACAAGCCCCCCTAACTAAATCTTTGTTAACCTCTGCCACTCAGGAGTCAGAACTATCTTTTAAATAGCAATATTGGAGcttaaaaatgtgcatttctttttattgcaattTGAAGAATTCAGAAACTCTGTCCTGGACCACAGAACCCTCATGACCTGGTCCCTGTTCACTGACGTAATATCAACACTCAGTCACCAAGTTAGCCACTGCATGCTTTCTTGGTTCCTCTCTGTTGGTGTTGATGGTCCTTCTGCCAACTCATCTGCCTGGGTTTCTCTtaactcttttttattatttggtgTTCTCCTTTTCATTATGCGTGTTTCACTTTAAataacatctctctctctctctctctctcttttttaaagacacaaagtttgctttaagtattttttggggggaaaggacACCACACTTCTACTCaattaagagaaacatttttacagtcttgaggtcttttattttctttacatttatcatgccatgaattcatagggaatgggttccagcagtccaggctcctttccattagttctcacaaagtgtgcttctctgggtggggcaggctggcgcTTCAACtgaacccaagtacctttctctttggcttccttctttttctgatcattttccttcacacgctTCAGGAAGCTGTCTCGGCTCTTTGAGGGTTTAATATGCTCAATGtgtacattaattctcttggcaagaatcttgcccttaacttgtttgtttacaacaatgccaacagcatgctgagtaacattgtagactcttccagttttgccatggtaacatctgtggggcattcctttttgaacagtgcccattcccttgatgtccacaatatcacctttcttatagattcgcacgtatgtggccaaaggaacaactccatgttttctaaaaggtctagagaacatatagcgggtacctctcctctttccctttgtgttggtcattttggcgAATTACTGGAAGATGGCGGTTCCCTTAAATAACATCTCCTAATAGAAGAGTTTGCAGAACTCCTTATCGGGAGTCCGTACTCAGGCACGTTCTCTTATCACACCACCCTGTTTAATTCTCTGGATAGGATTTGTTCTAGCCCATATATTATCATGGGATATAGAAGGGCTATGGAAACAAAAATTTTGTCTGTTACTCCTGTATGCTCAGTCTTCAGTTAGTGTCTGGCATGCAGGAGAGactttgtgtgtgtacatgcatatacacatacatatatgtatgtgggTGTGTATCTATATCTGacggaataaatgaatgatgaataGACATTTGGATCCAGTTGTATCCAATGACATTGAAGTGCCAGCTTTGAAGTACCTcactgtatttcattttatgataaaAGGATTAAATCACCCAGAATATGCTTgtcttacctattttttaaagcaatgtatttcttaaaaacatctcATACAGACCTTGTAGAACCCTGTGGAGATAGATAGGCATTCACTGAGTCCTATTTAAAAAACTCTGCTCTGGCAAGTATACTCTGGTCAGGCACAGCCACTTCCTCCAATGCTAGAAAGCTCAGCTGATATTAATATCAGTATGTCTTTTCTAAAAAGGGCCCAGATGCACTGCCTGTGGACCAGCTGCTTTTGCCCTCTATTTCTGATCCTTAgttcttttggcttttcttttccctatGTCAAAGTTTTCAAACCATTTGGAACCTTCCTCTCTACTTATATCCCATCATTGAGCAATTTTTACTTTGGACTTTCCAACAGCTTGATACAAGTAACCATCTATTAATATTGACCACCATCTGCAAAGCTTTAAATACAACTTAATGATGGTTGGAGTCTGCATTTTACTAAAAGAAAGGCAGCTAGTAATACCAAAATGCATGATAGGCATTCTCAAGTATTTTGAAGCCTTTTTGGTCTGGCCTCTCTCTTATGagcatttccttttcctgttttaatGGTGTTCTCATTTAAGAGGAGTAAGACATTTTTCTCTCCCAACATTCTATTTAGTTTCCGATTCATTTTGATCATTCATCTGACAACACTTAAGATAGGAGACGTGAAAATATACAATGAGTCTACCCCTCTTCAAGATTGCTTGTAACTCCCCCCAAATGCCCTACAAAACCTTCAACATTCAGAGAAATATTATTGCCTGTTATGAAAGAAACGGAGGCAAACTGG is a window of Zalophus californianus isolate mZalCal1 chromosome 1, mZalCal1.pri.v2, whole genome shotgun sequence DNA encoding:
- the LOC113917176 gene encoding 60S ribosomal protein L21-like, with product MTNTKGKRRGTRYMFSRPFRKHGVVPLATYVRIYKKGDIVDIKGMGTVQKGMPHRCYHGKTGRVYNVTQHAVGIVVNKQVKGKILAKRINVHIEHIKPSKSRDSFLKRVKENDQKKKEAKEKGTWVQLKRQPAPPREAHFVRTNGKEPGLLEPIPYEFMA